One Prinia subflava isolate CZ2003 ecotype Zambia chromosome 17, Cam_Psub_1.2, whole genome shotgun sequence DNA segment encodes these proteins:
- the NHERF2 gene encoding Na(+)/H(+) exchange regulatory cofactor NHE-RF2: MAKDQLKPRLCRMLKGESGYGFHLHGEKGKSGQFIRKVEPGSPAEAAGLRAGDRVVEVNGLNVEQETHHQVVQRIKAVETETRLLVVDKETDEYLCSLRLTCTEDMVHNGILLGPAKGLPSDNGQLWKPQLDLGGDSLQRHSHSFSSHGSRKDLNGQKELCPRLCHLKKGPNGYGFNLHSEKSRPGQFIRSVDPDSPAARAGLRPQDRLVEVNGISVEGLRHSEVVAHIKSRDSEARLLVVDPETDEYFKKLGVTPTEEHTKGVVPQPMTNGSAQTQLNGGSTSSSHSDLQSPGKESEDGDTDKKDPFEESGLSLSPTAAEAKEKVRAKRVKKRAPQMDWNKKREIFSNF, from the exons ATGGCCAAGGACCAGCTGAAGCCGCGGCTGTGCCGAATGCTCAAGGGGGAGAGCGGCTACGGCTTCCACCTGCACGGCGAGAAGGGCAAGAGCGGCCAGTTCATCCGCAAAGTGGAGCCCGGCTCGCCCGCAGAGGCGGCGGGGCTGCGCGCCGGGGACCGCGTCGTGGAGGTGAACGGGCTCAACGTGGAGCAGGAGACACATCACCAG GTGGTGCAGCGCATCAAGGCCGTGGAGACGGAGACGCGGCTGCTGGTGGTGGACAAGGAGACGGACGAGTACCTGTGCAGCCTGCGGCTGACCTGCACCGAGGACATGGTGCACAACGGGATCCTGCTGGGCCCCGCCAAGGGCCTGCCCAGCGACAACGGGCAGCTCTGGAAGCCGCAGCTGGACCTGGGCGGGGACAGCCTCCAGAGGCATTCCCACAGCTTCTCCTCGCACGGCAGCAGGAAG GATTTAAACGGACAGAAGGAGCTGTGCCCACGTCTCTGCCACCTGAAGAAAGGCCCCAATGGCTACGGCTTCAACCTGCACAGCGAGAAGTCGCGGCCGGGGCAGTTCATCCGCTCGGTGGATCCCGACTCGCCGgctgcccgggcagggctgcggcCCCAGGACCGCCTGGTGGAG GTGAACGGGATCAGCGTGGAGGGCCTGCGGCACTCGGAGGTGGTGGCCCACATCAAATCCAGGGACAGCGAGGCCAGGCTGCTCGTGGTGGACCCCGAGACCGACGAGTACTTCAAGAAGCTGGGGGTGACCCCCACGGAGGAGCACACCAAAG GTGTGGTCCCCCAGCCCATGACAAATGGATCTGCACAGACTCAG ctGAACGGAGGATCCACATCTTCATCTCACAGTGACCTGCAGAGTCCTGGGAAGGAATCTGAg GACGGGGACACGGACAAGAAGGACCCGTTTGAGGAGAGCGGGCTGAGCCTGAGCCCCACGGCCGCTGAGGCCAAGGAGAAGGTGAGGGCCAAGCGTGTGAAGAAGCGAGCGCCGCAGATGGACTGGAACAAGAAACGGGAGATTTTCAGCAATTTCTGA
- the NTHL1 gene encoding endonuclease III-like protein 1 produces the protein MSAARPGPAALRRLRSAGGTGGSQSQGTPGIPRQSRRRKSLAIAYEPGQGDGAEPRRARWEPRDWREQLERIREMRRSRDAPVDEMGVHKCYDSSAPPQVMRYQVLLALMLSSQTKDQVTSAAMLRLRRRGLTVDSVLQMDDETLGQIIYPVGFWRNKVKYIKQTTAILKQKYGGDIPSTVEELVQLPGVGPKMAHLAMHIAWDSVAGIAVDTHVHRISNRLKWVKKETKNPEETRVALEEWLPRDLWKEINWLLVGFGQQTCLPVHPRCSQCLNQDICPAAKRL, from the exons GGAGCCAGAGCCAGGGCACGCCCGGCATCccgaggcagagcaggaggaggaagagcctTGCCATTGCCTATGAGCCGGGGCAGGGCGATGGGGCCGAGCCCCGGAGGGCGCGCTGGGAGCCGCGGGACTGGCGGGAGCAGCTGGAGCGCATCCGTGagatgaggaggagcagggatgcgCCCGTGGATGAGATGGGAGTGCACAAGTGCTACGACAGCAGCGCACCCCCACAG gtcaTGCGCTACCAGGTGCTGCTGGCCCTGATGCTGTCCAGCCAGACCAAGGACCAGGTGACGAGTGCTGCCATGCTGCGCCTGCGCCGGCGCGGCCTCACCGTGGACAGCGTGCTGCAGATGGATGATGAGACCCTGGGACAGATCATTTATCCCGTGGGATTCTGGAGG AACAAGGTGAAGTACATCAAGCAGACCACAGCCATCCTGAAGCAGAAGTACGGGGGTGACATCCCGAGCACGGTGGAGGAGCTGGTGCAGCTGCCAGGAGTTGGGCCCAAAATGGCCCATTTGGCCATGCACATTGCCTGGGACAGCGTGGCTGGGATAG ctgtggACACCCACGTGCACAGGATCTCAAACCGGCTCAAGTGGGTGAAGAAGGAGACCAAGAACCCCGAGGAGACTCgggtggcactggaggagtGGCTGCCCAG GGACCTGTGGAAGGAGATCAACTGGCTCCTGGTGGGCTTTGGGCAGCAGACCTGCCTGCCTGTGCACCCTCGCTGCAGCCAGTGCCTCAACCAAGACATCTGCCCAGCTGCCAAGAGACTCTGA